The segment GTGGGTCCTCTCAGCAACTCAATTAATCCTCCATCGGAAATTCTAACACAATCAATTTGGGGAGCCGGCCGACACCATAACACAGTAATTAGGAACAACTTTCAACTCTCGACTTCCTTTGAAGATTGTAATTGCAATTAATTAAACATCCTCGCTGCTCCTCAGAGTCTGTTCCCGAGGAAACTGGAGCAGAGGCGGGGGTGGGGCTGCCCCGACCCTTGTTCCCAGCAGCCCAGGAATAGAGCAGGAGGCGGCTCCTTTGAATTTCGAAGGACGGGgtgtctcctgcctccctgggaaAACTGTGGCAGCCGCGAGGGAGAGAAAGCCCAGCCTCGGGGCTCTGAGCTGACGCCCCAGagtcctgccctccccctccccctgagCTCTGCCTGACCCAGAATGGAAGGGGGACCCCTGGATGCCCAGCTCCTGTGCTCAGCAAGGTCACACCCCCGGGTCACATTCACACATTCTGAAACTATCCACTGAGCCCCCTCTATTGTTGAGCAGGGTTCCCGGTGCCAGGTTCCCCAGCAAAGGTTGACAGGTCCCCCCCCCACCCTCTCAGGGCTGCAGCCCCACAGCTGATGCTCACCACCTGCAAGGCCATTGGCACCCAAGtaagggagatggagagaaggtgTGTTCTGGGGCTGAGCCGAGAGAGAGCAGGCAGCCCGGGCTCCAGGGGGTAAGCAGGCCCATGGACAGAGGAGGGGCGGCCACCACGGCTTAAGACAAGGGGACAAGTGATGGCCCCTGGGAGAATAGCCAATCCTGGTGGAAATGGCTGCCCTCTCTCTGCTGGGTTCCTGCCATGTtccaggctggcccaggggcctGCCCGCCCAGATCCCCCACATGCTGCCAATAATCCTGTGACTATGCTCCCACTGACAGCTGAGGACCCGAGGCCAGAGAAGAGAGTCAGTGGGTCGGGGACCCAGTATTCAAACCGAGGTCTGTGGTCCCCCAAAGCCTGGGTGGTAGCTGCAGCCCCCTCCGTGACGCAGAGCCTGACGTCACAGCAGGTGGCCCCTGACACGACAGCCACCATATTCCAGCACAGACTACGGGGCTTTGCTCTGAGAATATGGCAGAATCTTCTGGCAGGtcagtggtgggggtgggggcacagtgATGCCTCCCAGACCCAGGATCTATGACTTTAAAAGGAGGtgtttccctccccctcccaaaaaTAACAAGAACAATAATTCTTACAGCTCTAGCCCCGCCTCCTACGACTTGAAAGCCAGACAGCCGGAGAAGACAACGGAGCCAGCCGGGAGAGGCACGTTGCCCCGGAAGATCATGCCTGAGGAAAGTTAGAGCAACCAGGCACGAACGTGCTCTGAGCATCCCAGCAGCCAGAGCAAAAAGGGCAAGGCGAGGGATCCACAGCTCTCCCTATgtgtgagggagggaagaggagaagctgAGTCCCAGAGGGACTGCCCAGGCTTTCGTCGAGAGGACAGTGAGCGGGGTTGTTCTGATGTCTGCCCAGCCCCCAGTCCATGAGCCCCTTGATGCAGGCAGTGTCTTCCCTGCCTGGATGCTCAGCCCCAGAACTGGACCCCACAACCAGCAGGCGCTCAGAAAACAGATTCTGCTTTACACAAAAGGGCAGTTTCTGAGCATGCTTCTCCATAGGAGCAGCATTTCtaagtggaagagaaaaatgtttgatTTGGCAGAAAAAGCCAGCCCTGGGGCCAAATCCCACTGCTCACACCACCTGGCTGTGATGAACGTGGCAATCATTCCCCATCATGCCTCCCATCCTCCTGGGCCACCATAGTGTTCCTGGCCTTATTCTTACAAGTCAGTCAAGGTAATCCCACCCTCAGCCACAGGGAACACAGGCCCAAGCCAGGCAATGCATGTTACTCACTGGATCTAACTTTGAGCCCCTGGATCAAACCTTACCTGAAGTTCAGTTGCTCAGTTTAGTTTTGGACCTTCCAGTTACATGaactgtttttgaaatttttgtggTTTAAGCCTATTGAAGCCGGGCCTTCTGAGGTTGTAACACGGCATTTTAATAACACACTGACATATGCCCGTGGGGGAGTCCCTTCACCTCTCTAgacctcagtgtccccatctgtccACTGACCTCAGGAGCTGCAGTGAGGACGAAGTGATGCAGCATGTGTGAAAGGGCTCTTGAACCCTAGAGCGTGGTACCCCCATCAGGAGGGTGGCTGTTCATCAGTCCCTGTGTCCCCCTTCTCGCACACTCTGCTCTGGCCTCACAGGCCCTGCTTCTGGTCCCTTGACCCTTAAAGCTCTTATCCTGCCAGCCTTTGGCCGTGctggccctctgcctggagcacctCTCCCAGTGTTCACATGACTGGCTCCCCCCTCATCCCCCCCATCTTCCTTTAaacaccacctcctcccagaggccttccctgactacccCATTTGAAATAGGGTCTGTCCCCATTCATCTCCTTCATAGGATTTACTGCTGTGTttcgctctttttttttttttaaatcatatttctttctttattgagttACTCATTTGGGGTCTTTGTCCCCCAGGTCAAAGCTTCTCAAACCAGGGGTGGTAAAGGACCAGCATTTTTATTCCCAGTCTGTCACAGACCAATACTTTCATAGACTACATTAAAAATACACTTCtagaaaaatttctattcaaaaaAACATACTAAATATAAACCCTAAATtcttattattacattttacGGTCATAAATTACTCTGCCAACTTGCTATAAAGGTTCCTGAATGGTTCCTCTCCATTTCCGCTGTTTTCGGGAGGAGTGCCTGCTCCGCCCCGGGGGGCAAGTTGAACTGACAAAGACTCAACGCCCCGGGAGGCAGGGGCTACagtcttggctcccttgtcccTGGGGTAGGGCAGCCCGCCACCCGCTGTCCCCCTGGGCCGCGGCGCCTCCAGCTGCGCCCGGGGTCATTTGCTGTGGCTCACACTCTGCTGGGcttcctgccttctctgtctctctgcctccctccccgaCTCAAGTGTCGCCTCCCAGACAAACCTCCTGCACTCAATTCCACGTTTAGGGGCTGCTTCCGGGGGAATCCAAACAATTAATATACAATACAGGATATGCAATCCCAAGTGTCACGGGTGCAGCTGCCCGATGCGACTCAAATGCATGTGTGTTACCCTGTAACTGCTGTGCCTCCCTGTGGAAGCCACGAGACAAGTCGGCAGGCAGCAAGGAGCCTGGAGCAGCAGCCAGGGGTCTTACGGGCCCCCCAGAGCAGGAGGGGGAAGCTGGAGACCCCTCTTCCAGGGCCcgggtcctcctcctcctccagaggTGGGCATTTCCTGTCACTGGTGCTCCAGCAAACCAAGCAAGGCTCAGAGAAACCATGTCTGCCCACAGCCAGGAAGCTATAAATAACTCCTGGAttagaagaaggggaaaataagCTCTGATTCCATCTGCACTTGCTGAGAACACGCCCTCCCAGCCCGCGCGCCCCCGCACACCTAGACCCCAAACCCCCAACCAGAGGAAGCCTGGGGGCCCTGCGGTCAGAGGAGGAAGCCACCAGGTCAGCATGCAGTGGCTCTGTCCTGCGGTCAGCCGGCGGTGGCAGACAGGCCTCTGCCAGGGTTTGTCACCTGCAGAGGGAGAGGCACCCAGGATGGAGGCCGGATCCCAGTTCTGGGATCAGCCAATTCTCTGAGCCCCACaagggggaagcaggaggcacCCTCTTCTCCCGAGAGCCAGCAGGGGGCGGGCAGCCGGGGCGGCAGTTGTGGGGACCGTGACAAGTGGCATTCCCACCTTGGCGTCCCTTTCTCGGTCACATCCTCTGCTCCCATTTCCTCTGTACTCTCGGCTCCTCGTGTGCCTTTCTCTGCTCTGCCACCTGTTGTCCTTCCTTCTACCTCTCCATCTATCTCCTGTCTCCCCACATCCACCTCTCCATCCATCTATCCCCTCTCCCCGCATCCGGATGCCCCTCTGTCTTCGAAAAGGGCAAAACCGCTGAACTGGAGTCAGACACACAGGGAACCAGATGCCAAGTGCTTCTTGGAGGAGCCGAGACCTCTGCGTCCTGATCCGTGGGATGGGGACGCTAATCGGCACCGCGGGGCTGCGGCTAAGATCCCAGAGGGCAGGCCCTGCGGGTGGAGGGCACggcccctacccccacccccacccccaacccaggtCCTCTTCTCCAAAAGCCGCTCCAGCGCGGCCGGCCTGCTCCCGTGGCCATTTCGGTTTCACTCCTGCATGCCCTGTCCGCTGGAGACCCATGCGGGTGTCCCGCAGCACCGCTGACCAGGTCCCTGCCTCCTGTCCGGGCGCAGGGGTCCAGCGGGCACCGGATGCCTGTCCAGGTGCGTGCAGCAAAGAGCCTCGGGGGCGGCAGAAGCAGAGGCAACTTTATTGACTTTCTCGGGGCCGCCGGGGACTGGCCCAGCCGGGGGGCGCCGCCGCGGGGGTGCCGGCCTCGGGCCCAGGCGGGAGCAGCAcgaggccagggggctggccgGCGCCCGCGTGCGCGTAGCTGCGCGCCAGCCTCTCCAGGCGCTGCTTGCGCTCGGCCGCCTGCGCCGTGCTGTGCAGGGGCCGCAGCAGCGCGGGGGGCGGCGCGCCCGGGCCCCGCAGCAGGAAGTCGAAGCCCGCGCGGTCGTGGGGGTCGTAGAAGAGCGGCCCGCGGGCCGGGTCGGGCCCCGGAGGCCAGGCGAACGGGAAGGGCAGCGTGAAGTCCTCGGTGAGCAGGCGGATGGCGAAGTCGTCCTCCTTGCCCAGCGCGCGGTAGGCGCGCCCGATGCCGCGGAAGTGCGCCTCCCAGAGCTGCGCGTCCCCGCCGTAGATGTCTGGGAAGGGGGGCTCCGGGGGCGCGGCGGGACCTGCgggtggggtcaggggaggggaggaaggtaaGTGACCGCTGTGCAACAGGCAGAGCCGCCAGGCCAGACGGGGCCGCGAGCAGAGAGATCGGAGGCCCTGCCGCCTGGCTGGGCCTTGGAGGGCCAAGGTGAGGGCCACGTGCTGGccgagaggggaggaggaggcgcaTTTTCGAGGGGACAGCACCAACAGACTGTgaagggcagaaaggcagagtATACACAGCTGAGTATTACTTGGGCGGCAAATCCCAGATTGAGGGGGGAGTCTGGACAGTTTGGCGAGGCTGACGGTGCAGGGCCTTCCTGAACAAGCTCCTGATGCTGCGCTCATCCCACAGGTAGTGGCGACCGGACAAGGGGTGACCAGGTCACTCTCAGTTGAAAATTGATCCTGGGTTGTGCAGGGCGTGGACTGTGGGGGCCCAGCCTGCAGGTGGGGTCAGATCCAGGTCAGGGTGAAGTAAGGACGAGGACAGAAGCGCTCAGCTGGGCGGAGTTTGAGGGGCTGAACACCAGGCCGTGTGGATCCGGGTGGGGAAGAGTTGAAAGATGCTGTTCTGTGCCCACACCCTGTCCGGCCGCTGTGCCCAACTCTGCGCCCCTCGATTCAGGAGAGAcccctttgttctttccttccttcgttCGGTCATTCAGCAAACGTGCTTATCCCTGGGCACACTGAAGGCAGTGACGCAGCCACGGGCCCTCCTCGAGGACAAGCCCAGAGAGGGATGTAGACAAGCCTCCGGTGGACACAAGACAGCCTGGGCAGCTCCCAGAGAACAGGCAGACTGGGGGCCCCGGGAGGAGGGAATGGATGAACCTGCTCAAGGCTCTGACGTGAATCCTCAGGTCCTTCTTCCAGCATCCCGAGAGGGGGGGCAACAATATTCAGTCCGTTTTAAGGGCGAAGATACAGACCCAGAGAAGTCACACACAGAGCCCGACTCAGACCTCGGCTGGTGTCGCTTTCCACTGTGCCACACCCTTCTGGCTCCAGAGGCTCCTGGTGGTGACCATCTTCCCCTTCATACAGACCCTCCAGGGACACCTGCCGTGTGCTGGaccagcactgtgccaggcaccagctACAGCCGTGGACAGCACACGCTCAGCTTCTCGTGCACTCCTGGGCAAAGAGCCGGCACACCTGAGTCGGGGGTCCTACCTTCCACCTGTGAGTGCCTGGACTAGCCATTTAgcttccttgtgcctcagtttccccttctaaAAAGTGGAAACCATCAAGCCTGTCCTGCCACCTTCACAAATGAGAAGGCACTGACGAACCTGCTTTGTCACGGAAAGTGCTCTCCTGGCTCAACCCCGCCGACAAGGCCCCAAAGCGACTGTGCCCACCAGGAGCCTCTGACCGCGGCGGCCGCCGGCCTCCGCGCCCAGCACCTCGGACAGCTCCGAGTCAGCTGGCAGGAGCCTCGGACCCTGATGGTCTGAGAGCCAGTCTTACCCAGGGCAGCCCCTCCTGTCCCCTGGGATGCTCCCTGCCCGCAGGCCCCAGGGTGAGCGGCAGGCCTGGCACTTGGTACCAGCGGTGGAGCAGGCAGtcaggggaggggctgtggggcgTTGCTGTGGGCTGGGGGTGAAGGAAAGCTGTAGAGAAAAGGGGAGCTGTGGATGGGGcccccaggagaggagaggagagggccccGGGCACCTGAGAGGGGTGACACTGTGTGACTTGCACTTAGCCAGGTGAGTCTGGCTGTTGTGGTGCAGACaggtgaggggtgagggtggCAGCAAGGGCACCATGGGACAGCCAGGGCGGTAATccaggggggaggggctgggggctctgccGGGGTTGTGCCACCGAGCAGTGCTCAGATTCAGGCCGTCTTGAAGACAGAACCTGGAGGA is part of the Equus quagga isolate Etosha38 chromosome 16, UCLA_HA_Equagga_1.0, whole genome shotgun sequence genome and harbors:
- the C16H8orf90 gene encoding uncharacterized protein C8orf90 homolog, whose translation is MASPCSGDPSSAGLPPPSVATPGPAAPPEPPFPDIYGGDAQLWEAHFRGIGRAYRALGKEDDFAIRLLTEDFTLPFPFAWPPGPDPARGPLFYDPHDRAGFDFLLRGPGAPPPALLRPLHSTAQAAERKQRLERLARSYAHAGAGQPPGLVLLPPGPEAGTPAAAPPGWASPRRPRESQ